A portion of the Paenibacillus marchantiae genome contains these proteins:
- a CDS encoding ABC transporter ATP-binding protein — protein sequence MKIAWRVLLGARKYWLQLGIGLVGIVLATIAGFYLPWALRSLTQLATEGSSQFAAEALKIGLLLLGATCLQAIGTSLAGYMNHYAALHYVADLRTRLYSKYQQMSLRYFHRSRTGDLTGRVVNDAMEAEIFIAHAIPDFIVNGLTFIGVGILLLTINVKLALISLITIPLLLVITVWQSKHLSPLWGESSQARGDIAGKVQENLSGMKEIQIFNRQEEERVNVSRLAMKYSKTYLRASLFYETSLPLLAFVTTLGTVFVVILGGRLMATGEVSIADIIGFIAYLGMFYQPIKSFSGLVEMAGRASAGLKRVYDVLEEEEDIKEKRNAVHLPRVQGQISFQDVTFLYQDGSPVLEGLNLTIDHGKTVALVGTTGVGKSTLASLVNRFYDPQAGSIRVDGIDIRDVTLSSLRNNISMVLQDTFLFDGSVYDNIAYGWKDATRKDVIAAAKAAKAHEFISQMEQGYDTVIGERGVRLSGGQKQRLSIARAILRNAPILILDEATSALDTKTEQEIQQALDEISKDRTTLVIAHRLSTVRHADQIVELEGTEIAEMGTHEELLHSGGIYARLYATQAS from the coding sequence ATGAAAATCGCATGGCGTGTCTTGCTGGGCGCACGAAAATACTGGTTGCAGTTAGGCATTGGATTAGTCGGTATCGTGCTGGCAACAATTGCCGGGTTTTATTTGCCCTGGGCGCTCCGTTCGTTGACACAATTGGCGACCGAAGGTAGCAGTCAGTTTGCCGCAGAAGCATTGAAGATTGGTTTATTGCTACTTGGAGCTACCTGTTTGCAAGCCATCGGAACATCACTGGCAGGCTATATGAACCATTATGCCGCACTTCATTACGTGGCGGATTTACGAACAAGATTGTATAGCAAATATCAGCAGATGAGTTTGCGCTATTTCCATCGAAGCCGGACGGGTGACTTGACCGGGCGCGTTGTGAATGATGCGATGGAAGCGGAAATTTTCATTGCCCATGCTATACCTGACTTTATCGTTAACGGACTGACCTTTATCGGAGTAGGCATCCTGCTCTTGACGATCAATGTGAAGCTGGCACTGATCAGTCTGATCACGATTCCGTTGCTGCTTGTAATCACGGTATGGCAAAGCAAGCACTTGTCGCCGCTGTGGGGAGAGAGTTCCCAAGCTCGGGGAGATATCGCTGGAAAGGTGCAGGAAAATTTGTCGGGCATGAAAGAAATCCAAATTTTCAATCGACAGGAGGAGGAGCGGGTCAACGTTTCTCGTCTGGCTATGAAATATTCGAAGACCTATTTACGCGCCAGTTTGTTCTATGAAACCTCTTTGCCGTTGTTGGCATTTGTGACCACACTGGGGACTGTATTTGTCGTGATACTGGGCGGCAGATTGATGGCAACAGGCGAGGTAAGCATTGCTGATATCATCGGATTCATTGCCTACCTAGGTATGTTTTATCAACCGATAAAGTCTTTTTCCGGCTTGGTGGAAATGGCAGGGCGAGCCTCTGCTGGCCTTAAACGGGTATATGATGTGCTGGAAGAAGAGGAAGACATAAAGGAGAAGCGAAACGCAGTCCATTTGCCGCGTGTACAAGGACAGATCTCCTTTCAAGATGTCACATTTCTTTATCAAGATGGTTCGCCTGTACTAGAGGGGCTGAACCTGACCATTGATCATGGAAAAACAGTAGCTCTTGTAGGCACCACAGGAGTGGGTAAGTCGACATTGGCCAGTCTCGTTAACCGATTCTACGACCCGCAGGCGGGATCGATTCGAGTGGATGGCATCGATATTCGTGATGTGACGCTTTCCAGCCTGCGTAACAATATTTCAATGGTGCTGCAGGATACGTTCCTGTTTGATGGCTCGGTGTATGACAATATTGCTTATGGATGGAAGGACGCGACACGGAAAGATGTGATTGCCGCAGCTAAAGCAGCTAAAGCGCATGAATTTATATCTCAGATGGAGCAAGGCTACGATACGGTAATTGGTGAACGCGGTGTGCGTTTGTCTGGAGGGCAGAAACAGCGCCTTTCGATAGCACGGGCGATTCTGCGCAATGCACCGATCCTCATTCTGGATGAAGCCACATCGGCGCTTGATACCAAGACCGAGCAAGAGATCCAACAGGCACTGGATGAAATATCGAAGGATCGCACAACACTGGTGATTGCCCATCGGCTATCGACGGTCCGTCATGCCGACCAGATCGTTGAGCTGGAGGGTACAGAGATTGCCGAGATGGGTACGCATGAGGAACTGCTGCATAGCGGAGGTATTTATGCACGATTGTATGCGACAC
- a CDS encoding ABC transporter ATP-binding protein, with translation MESITAQQIDIAYNDTLIVKELDLQIPRGQITSIIGPNGCGKSTVLKAVGRLLKTKNGTVYLNGADICTLSTKEVAKQMAILPQTPTAPSGLTVGQLVAYGRFPHQRGFGKLSKEDKQVVAWALSVTLLTAFEHREVDTLSGGQRQRVWIAMALAQQTDLILLDEPTTYLDLAHQLEVLELLYELNRSQQVTIVMVLHDLNLAARFSDYMVAIRDGQVVEHGSPERVMTARTLREVFAIDAEIMLEPRTGRPVYVTYEILRDKRRGQGADQGFLNDKEQEEKIAT, from the coding sequence ATGGAGAGTATTACAGCGCAACAAATCGATATTGCCTATAATGACACGCTTATCGTAAAAGAACTGGATTTGCAGATTCCGCGTGGACAGATTACCTCGATTATTGGCCCCAATGGTTGCGGGAAATCAACCGTACTAAAGGCAGTCGGTCGGCTGCTCAAGACGAAAAATGGCACGGTTTATCTGAATGGTGCTGATATTTGCACACTGTCCACCAAAGAAGTGGCCAAGCAGATGGCAATTCTGCCGCAGACGCCTACTGCACCGAGCGGTTTGACGGTCGGTCAATTAGTGGCCTATGGGCGTTTTCCTCATCAACGGGGCTTCGGCAAGCTCTCCAAAGAGGATAAGCAAGTAGTTGCCTGGGCCCTATCAGTTACACTGCTTACAGCGTTTGAGCATCGCGAGGTCGATACGCTCTCTGGCGGTCAACGTCAGCGCGTATGGATTGCGATGGCACTCGCCCAGCAGACCGATCTGATCCTGCTGGATGAACCCACCACCTATCTGGACCTGGCACATCAGCTTGAAGTGCTGGAGCTGCTCTATGAACTGAATCGCAGTCAGCAGGTTACGATTGTGATGGTGCTGCATGACCTGAATCTGGCAGCACGCTTCTCCGACTATATGGTGGCGATTCGTGATGGTCAGGTGGTGGAGCATGGCTCGCCAGAGCGCGTAATGACGGCACGGACGCTACGTGAGGTGTTTGCCATCGATGCCGAAATTATGCTGGAACCACGAACGGGGCGACCAGTGTATGTGACGTACGAGATATTGCGTGATAAGCGTAGAGGCCAAGGGGCGGATCAAGGATTCTTAAATGATAAGGAGCAGGAGGAGAAGATTGCCACATGA